In the genome of Desulfovibrio sp. JC010, one region contains:
- the mobC gene encoding MobC family plasmid mobilization relaxosome protein, translating into MSASRTAWLNVRVTVDEKNSVVEEAANRGMTMGDFMRQLLGKRRVRKTRREREKLLQLARIGNNLNQLARWANTYKSGADSVLILAELAAIERELKCI; encoded by the coding sequence ATGAGCGCATCCCGCACAGCTTGGTTGAACGTCCGGGTCACGGTTGATGAGAAAAATAGTGTTGTGGAAGAAGCCGCAAATCGGGGCATGACCATGGGCGATTTCATGCGTCAGCTTCTGGGCAAAAGACGGGTCCGCAAAACCAGACGCGAGCGCGAAAAGTTGCTCCAGCTTGCCCGCATCGGGAATAATCTGAATCAGCTCGCCCGCTGGGCAAATACATATAAAAGCGGTGCCGATTCCGTGCTTATTCTGGCCGAACTGGCCGCCATTGAGAGGGAACTGAAATGTATATGA
- a CDS encoding relaxase/mobilization nuclease domain-containing protein, whose amino-acid sequence MYMKVFAHGRGNGAKAINYVIDPLRKGREKSPPQVLRGDPEAVQRVIGSTDRVWKYTSGVLSWAPQDKVSPQLEKEVMDDFERVAFAGLEPDQYSILWVRHSHAGHHEMHFIIPRTELRSDKAMNPCPPNWHKQYDVWRDLWNERKQWARPDELKRSRLLQLGKDIHSPKGKQLHDFRKTVTDFLAQGIADGLHKDRADLIKALEEVGLSVVRQGKKYITLELPEDKKRVRLKGGIYELSWRVEREIAKADELAVSGSGADRQQRIAGLERELAEIRRKRAEFHHSRYGRPHPEATQKAVRDFGQLLETKHLGESHLRIAAAHSRGLHNRILRLENQRKPRGAGKDQRTDREPEEENKRVHQMGNRSAPEQNPAVSGLSHRNPAGNKRDQGRPASRFIAEIDHERIIEELIGGPSPNGTGAVPSPERAGPENRPAKQPHRGAGKGSPRLPGLTERIGRCFAEAYEVARVRGKRITLSRTGIAR is encoded by the coding sequence ATGTATATGAAGGTTTTCGCTCATGGCCGGGGCAACGGTGCCAAGGCTATCAACTATGTAATTGATCCCCTTCGTAAGGGCCGTGAAAAATCACCGCCGCAGGTTTTGCGCGGTGACCCTGAAGCCGTGCAGCGGGTGATCGGTTCAACTGACCGGGTCTGGAAATACACTTCCGGGGTGCTTTCATGGGCTCCGCAGGACAAGGTTTCCCCGCAGCTTGAAAAGGAAGTCATGGATGACTTTGAGCGAGTTGCTTTTGCTGGCCTTGAGCCGGATCAATATTCGATCCTTTGGGTGCGGCATAGTCATGCCGGACATCATGAGATGCATTTCATCATCCCGCGCACGGAGCTGCGCAGTGACAAGGCCATGAATCCCTGCCCGCCTAATTGGCATAAGCAATATGACGTCTGGCGTGACCTTTGGAATGAACGGAAGCAGTGGGCAAGGCCGGACGAGCTGAAGCGGTCCCGGCTGCTGCAACTGGGCAAGGACATTCATTCACCCAAGGGCAAACAACTGCACGATTTCAGGAAAACCGTAACTGACTTCCTCGCTCAAGGCATAGCTGACGGTCTGCACAAGGACCGTGCAGACCTCATCAAGGCTTTGGAGGAGGTCGGGCTTTCCGTGGTCCGGCAGGGCAAGAAATACATCACTTTGGAGTTGCCCGAAGACAAAAAACGAGTCCGATTGAAAGGAGGAATATATGAATTATCTTGGAGAGTTGAGCGAGAAATTGCAAAAGCGGATGAGCTCGCAGTCTCAGGAAGTGGAGCAGATCGCCAGCAGCGCATTGCAGGACTTGAGCGGGAACTTGCTGAAATTCGCCGAAAGCGAGCTGAATTCCATCACAGCCGATATGGACGACCACATCCAGAAGCTACGCAAAAAGCAGTCCGCGATTTCGGCCAGCTACTGGAAACAAAACATCTTGGCGAATCTCATCTCCGCATTGCTGCTGCTCATAGTCGCGGTCTGCATAACCGGATTTTACGGCTGGAGAATCAAAGAAAGCCACGCGGAGCTGGCAAGGATCAGCGCACAGATAGAGAGCCAGAAGAAGAAAATAAGCGTGTTCACCAAATGGGGAATCGAAGCGCACCAGAGCAAAACCCAGCGGTATCTGGCCTTTCCCACAGGAACCCAGCTGGAAATAAGAGAGACCAAGGGCGGCCAGCCAGCCGTTTTATTGCGGAGATAGATCATGAACGAATTATTGAAGAGCTTATCGGAGGCCCTAGCCCGAATGGAACAGGAGCAGTCCCGTCGCCTGAAAGGGCAGGACCTGAAAATCGCCCGGCAAAGCAGCCGCATCGCGGAGCTGGAAAAGGAAGTCCAAGGCTGCCGGGACTTACAGAGCGAATTGGAAGATGTTTTGCGGAAGCTTACGAGGTTGCGCGAGTGAGGGGGAAGCGAATAACGTTATCTCGTACTGGAATTGCTAGGTGA
- a CDS encoding HNH endonuclease: MFNPENPRKFGDWQARQTNTRNITQDVKFIISLIRLAQKNNWLFAGVFEMQWPPVEERKETGRTIYKYSYQEIEALNNYSGRLIVSCNLGEHPKDRRAFRIYENLQEKPTIIEITHEEPDGSVGRRISQVNAQARNQQIVSALKHQYHDKCMFCGIQLKVSEGTYYSEAAHIKPLGEHANGPDNNSNMIILCPNHHKQFDHGVLWLEGSKNNYRIKSAIKNDPLDGKTLKLLHTICNNHVKYHREEISFCGKNKI, translated from the coding sequence GTGTTCAACCCCGAAAATCCAAGAAAATTTGGAGACTGGCAAGCGCGCCAAACAAACACAAGAAATATAACACAAGATGTTAAATTTATTATTTCCTTGATTAGGCTTGCCCAAAAAAACAATTGGCTATTTGCTGGAGTCTTTGAGATGCAGTGGCCCCCTGTTGAAGAACGAAAGGAAACAGGAAGGACTATATACAAATATTCCTACCAAGAGATCGAGGCATTAAATAACTATTCAGGAAGACTAATAGTTTCATGCAATTTGGGGGAACATCCAAAAGACAGAAGAGCCTTCCGTATTTATGAAAACTTACAAGAAAAACCTACTATTATCGAGATTACCCATGAAGAACCAGATGGAAGCGTCGGCAGACGAATCTCGCAAGTGAATGCCCAAGCCAGAAATCAACAGATAGTTAGTGCCCTAAAACACCAATACCACGACAAATGTATGTTCTGCGGTATTCAACTAAAAGTATCTGAGGGCACATACTATTCGGAGGCTGCACACATAAAACCTCTTGGAGAACATGCTAATGGACCTGACAACAATTCGAATATGATAATTCTTTGTCCTAACCACCACAAACAATTTGATCATGGTGTATTATGGCTAGAAGGCAGCAAAAACAACTACAGAATTAAATCAGCGATCAAAAACGACCCTCTTGATGGAAAAACGCTAAAATTATTGCATACCATATGCAATAACCACGTTAAATATCACAGGGAAGAGATTTCTTTCTGTGGAAAAAATAAAATTTAA
- a CDS encoding PIN domain-containing protein: protein MTYNLLSIDETVSLLLSTPVPVLFLDTCAILDIIRLPFRIDEPTRASSYLTSAQKTIDLALNNNIQIILLPNVPLEYQDNVAKTKDELSKHIKTLGQNIHVLNALLSPGSPSVPLDTIDILNNIENILKPTCDKILSNSIHIYQVDSLIVKASFRVAQNLPPSRKGSIKDCIIYEHCLELSRQLRKNGFNKNLIFHTSNTKDFCDSNQPKQKIKEEIDVLDIKLCTDWSWAHHSI from the coding sequence ATGACGTATAATCTGCTCAGCATTGATGAAACAGTATCCTTATTGCTTAGCACTCCTGTTCCTGTGCTATTCTTAGATACCTGCGCAATCTTAGACATTATTAGGCTTCCTTTTCGTATCGATGAACCAACAAGAGCAAGTTCGTATTTAACATCTGCGCAAAAGACTATAGATTTAGCATTAAACAATAATATTCAAATAATATTACTTCCTAATGTTCCGTTAGAGTACCAAGACAATGTAGCTAAAACAAAAGATGAACTTTCAAAACATATAAAAACTTTAGGTCAAAACATACATGTTTTAAATGCCTTGCTTTCTCCAGGATCTCCCTCGGTTCCATTGGACACGATAGATATATTGAATAATATTGAAAATATTCTAAAGCCTACTTGTGATAAAATTTTAAGTAATAGTATTCATATTTATCAAGTTGATAGCCTTATTGTAAAGGCAAGCTTTAGAGTTGCGCAAAATTTGCCACCATCTCGAAAAGGTAGCATTAAAGACTGCATTATTTACGAGCATTGCCTCGAATTATCACGCCAATTAAGAAAAAATGGATTCAACAAAAATTTGATTTTTCATACATCAAATACAAAAGATTTTTGCGATAGCAATCAACCAAAACAAAAAATTAAAGAAGAAATTGACGTGTTAGATATAAAATTGTGTACAGATTGGTCGTGGGCGCACCATTCTATCTGA
- a CDS encoding site-specific integrase: MAAKKRNKTAYKGVFYITSTNPTTGANERIYYIRYYKNGKSIEEKAGRQHQDRMTPAKANRLRVLRIEGRVDSNEERREKVRTKRAQKNVSRLWEAFYDAKQENKSIKDDRNRWRSYLLKDFGNKLPEEITTLDVDNLRRKLQDRGLAPGTVKQGLVLLKRILNFAAKRGLCEPINSGRLHFEMPKLNNTKTEDLTGKQLARLLEAIENEPNKSAGSLMLMALYTGMRKGEIYRLQWQDIDFERGFILIRDPKGGIDQRIPINTPARNVLEDQQTRTGNSEWIFPGRFEGHVKDMREPLERIRTNAGLPKDFRPMHGLRHVFASTLASSGQVDMYTLQKLLTHKSPAMVQRYAHLRDDAMQRASEVAGDMYKAMQKKKTTA; this comes from the coding sequence ATGGCTGCCAAAAAAAGAAATAAAACCGCATACAAAGGCGTGTTTTACATCACCAGCACCAACCCCACAACCGGGGCAAATGAGAGAATCTACTACATCCGTTATTATAAGAACGGAAAATCCATCGAAGAGAAAGCCGGTCGCCAGCATCAGGACCGCATGACACCAGCCAAAGCCAATCGACTACGAGTGCTGCGCATTGAAGGCAGAGTCGACTCCAATGAAGAACGTAGAGAGAAAGTCCGCACCAAACGCGCCCAGAAGAACGTCAGCAGACTCTGGGAAGCCTTTTATGACGCCAAGCAGGAAAACAAGAGTATAAAAGACGACCGCAACCGCTGGCGCAGTTACCTGCTCAAGGATTTTGGCAACAAGCTGCCCGAAGAAATCACCACGCTGGATGTGGACAACCTCCGCCGCAAACTTCAGGATCGCGGCCTTGCTCCCGGCACAGTCAAACAGGGCTTGGTCCTGCTGAAACGTATCCTGAATTTCGCAGCCAAGCGTGGACTCTGCGAACCTATCAATTCCGGTCGGCTTCATTTTGAAATGCCAAAGCTCAACAACACTAAAACCGAAGACCTGACCGGCAAACAACTGGCAAGACTTCTAGAAGCGATTGAGAACGAACCGAATAAGTCAGCAGGCAGCCTCATGCTCATGGCCCTGTACACAGGCATGCGCAAAGGCGAAATTTACAGGCTGCAATGGCAGGATATTGATTTCGAGCGCGGTTTCATTTTGATCCGTGATCCAAAGGGCGGAATTGATCAGCGTATCCCCATAAACACCCCGGCCAGAAATGTTCTGGAAGATCAGCAGACCAGAACCGGCAACTCCGAATGGATATTCCCCGGTAGATTTGAAGGACACGTTAAAGACATGCGCGAACCTCTTGAGCGTATCCGCACCAATGCGGGGCTGCCCAAAGACTTCCGCCCCATGCACGGCTTACGGCATGTCTTCGCCTCTACCCTCGCCAGCTCCGGGCAGGTGGATATGTACACCCTGCAAAAGCTGCTCACCCACAAAAGCCCCGCCATGGTTCAAAGATATGCCCATCTGCGTGATGACGCCATGCAGCGGGCCAGCGAGGTTGCCGGGGATATGTATAAGGCTATGCAGAAGAAGAAAACTACGGCTTGA
- a CDS encoding [FeFe] hydrogenase, group A: MEGVEYSLYAPPVGVDSDTVQFVRVDEAKCEGCGACEEYCASGAIQSINDDGIHRIVDPVACMNCGQCLTNCPYGAIYEGVSFVDELAAKLKDPDTVVVSMPAPAVRYGLGECFGAATGTYVGGKMHAALRKLGFDYIWDNEFTADVTIMEEGTELLNRVKSQGSKDAMPLPQFTSCCPGWVKFAETFYPDLIPNLSTCKSPIGMLGPLAKTYGAKETKTDGKKIYTVSIMPCIAKKYEGVRGELDDGGFDRDIDATINTRELAYMIKAAGIDFNSLPDEDPDPVLGESTGAATIFGNSGGVMEAALRLAYEVLSGTKLANPDIKVVRTHEGINTADVEVPNFGTVKVAVASGLDNAAKLCEEVRAGKSPYHFIEIMTCPGGCVNGGGQPLDPEIRASLFRSTVAQINKRFRARKIKA, encoded by the coding sequence ATGGAGGGTGTTGAGTACAGTCTTTACGCTCCTCCTGTTGGAGTGGATTCAGATACTGTCCAGTTTGTGCGGGTGGATGAAGCTAAATGTGAGGGCTGCGGTGCGTGCGAGGAGTACTGCGCCAGCGGTGCTATTCAGTCCATCAATGATGACGGCATCCACCGCATTGTTGATCCTGTCGCCTGTATGAACTGCGGTCAGTGTCTTACCAACTGTCCGTACGGTGCCATTTACGAGGGTGTTTCTTTCGTGGATGAGCTTGCGGCCAAGCTTAAGGACCCGGATACCGTTGTTGTATCCATGCCTGCTCCGGCTGTTCGTTACGGTCTGGGTGAATGTTTCGGTGCTGCCACCGGGACCTATGTCGGCGGCAAGATGCATGCGGCCCTGCGTAAACTTGGATTCGACTACATCTGGGATAACGAGTTCACTGCTGACGTAACCATCATGGAAGAAGGCACCGAGCTTCTCAACAGGGTGAAGAGTCAGGGTTCCAAAGACGCCATGCCTTTGCCGCAGTTTACTTCCTGTTGTCCGGGCTGGGTAAAGTTTGCGGAAACCTTTTATCCCGACCTGATTCCTAACCTGTCCACCTGTAAATCACCTATCGGTATGCTTGGTCCCTTGGCTAAAACATACGGTGCAAAGGAAACAAAGACAGACGGTAAAAAGATTTACACTGTTTCCATTATGCCCTGTATCGCCAAGAAGTACGAAGGTGTGCGCGGTGAGCTTGATGACGGCGGATTTGACCGTGACATTGACGCCACTATCAACACCCGTGAGCTTGCTTACATGATCAAGGCTGCCGGTATTGATTTCAACAGCCTGCCTGACGAAGATCCTGATCCGGTCCTTGGTGAATCCACCGGTGCGGCTACCATCTTCGGTAACAGCGGCGGGGTAATGGAAGCGGCCCTCAGGCTTGCTTACGAAGTTCTTTCCGGTACCAAGCTTGCCAACCCTGATATCAAGGTTGTTCGTACCCACGAGGGTATAAACACTGCTGATGTTGAGGTTCCCAACTTTGGAACCGTGAAAGTAGCCGTTGCCAGCGGTCTGGATAATGCAGCCAAGCTTTGCGAAGAAGTGCGCGCAGGTAAATCTCCTTATCATTTTATTGAGATTATGACCTGTCCCGGCGGTTGCGTTAACGGTGGCGGACAGCCCCTTGATCCTGAAATCCGGGCATCCCTGTTCAGGTCTACTGTGGCTCAGATCAACAAGCGGTTCAGAGCCCGCAAAATCAAGGCATAA
- a CDS encoding iron hydrogenase small subunit, producing the protein MKLSRRSFIKAAGAVAGYAVLGVNIAKEAAAEVMDFVARRQNSVYAADANKKIYKYRKSQDNPMIVKIYDPKTGFLHDGPCGHESHHLLHTHYYDRSKKLNALKEKGIELNL; encoded by the coding sequence ATGAAATTAAGCAGACGCAGTTTCATCAAGGCCGCAGGTGCTGTGGCCGGTTATGCGGTTCTGGGTGTGAATATCGCTAAAGAGGCAGCAGCAGAAGTCATGGACTTTGTTGCCCGCCGCCAGAACTCCGTTTATGCGGCTGATGCGAATAAAAAGATCTACAAGTACAGAAAATCACAGGATAACCCCATGATCGTAAAAATCTACGATCCTAAAACCGGTTTCCTGCATGACGGTCCTTGCGGACATGAATCCCACCATCTGCTGCATACGCATTATTATGATCGCAGCAAAAAGCTTAATGCTTTGAAAGAAAAAGGCATCGAGCTGAATCTCTAA
- a CDS encoding TM1266 family iron-only hydrogenase system putative regulator: MDKRLGIIGITIKDRYKSAPKVNRTLSEHGEIIVGRMGLPFREKGVNVIGIIIEATTDEVGALTGQLGMLQGVKVKSLLV, from the coding sequence ATGGATAAGCGTTTGGGAATTATAGGAATAACCATCAAAGACAGATATAAATCAGCACCGAAGGTCAACCGGACCTTGAGTGAACATGGAGAAATTATTGTAGGGCGCATGGGACTTCCTTTCCGCGAAAAGGGCGTGAATGTCATCGGTATAATTATCGAGGCAACCACGGACGAGGTCGGGGCATTAACCGGGCAACTGGGCATGCTTCAAGGTGTAAAAGTCAAATCACTTCTCGTGTAG
- the hydG gene encoding [FeFe] hydrogenase H-cluster radical SAM maturase HydG, producing MNKNATLGTGLEPFIDEELIWSEIEKATDPEPSLVRDIIAKAKERKGLSPFEAAVLLKNTDKELDNEIFEAAIEVKKGIYGNRLVLFAPLYISNECVNQCAYCGFNATNNDLQRRTLSAEEIHKEVEVLEDQGHKRLLLVYGEHPKYDADWIAQSVRDVYSVTSRKSGEIRRVNINCAPLDVEGFRKLHEVGIGTYQCFHETYHRETYKKYHLAGRKTDYNWRLYAMHRAMEAGIDDVGMGALFGLFDPVFEVMGLLYHARQLEIDHGVGPHTISFPRIEPAQNSELAFNPPYLSSDHNFKKIVATLRLTVPYTGLILTTRENAQFRKELVEVGVSQMSAGSRTYPGAYSDPEYDRPDVQQFCIGDSRSLDETIRSIVGEHGYVPSWCTACYRLGRTGEHFMELAKTGFIQKFCLPNGLLTFKEYLEDYASEETKRVGEELIRNELETYADPDRRKLLTDRLSRMEKGERDLYI from the coding sequence ATGAATAAGAATGCCACCCTTGGAACCGGTCTTGAACCATTTATCGATGAAGAGCTTATCTGGTCGGAAATTGAAAAAGCCACCGACCCGGAACCATCACTTGTCCGCGACATCATAGCAAAAGCCAAAGAGAGAAAAGGTCTTTCTCCCTTTGAGGCGGCGGTTTTGCTGAAGAATACGGACAAAGAGTTGGATAATGAAATTTTCGAAGCAGCCATTGAAGTAAAAAAGGGAATTTACGGAAACAGGCTGGTTCTTTTTGCCCCTCTGTACATTTCTAACGAATGCGTAAACCAGTGTGCGTACTGTGGTTTCAACGCCACCAACAATGATCTTCAGCGTCGGACCCTCAGTGCCGAGGAAATTCATAAGGAAGTGGAGGTTCTTGAAGATCAAGGCCACAAGCGTCTGTTGCTGGTTTACGGCGAGCATCCCAAATACGATGCCGACTGGATTGCGCAGAGCGTACGGGATGTTTATTCCGTAACTTCCCGCAAAAGCGGTGAAATCCGCAGGGTCAACATCAACTGTGCGCCGCTGGATGTTGAAGGGTTCAGGAAACTGCACGAGGTGGGTATCGGAACCTACCAGTGTTTTCACGAAACCTACCATCGGGAAACCTACAAGAAATACCACCTCGCCGGACGCAAAACCGATTACAACTGGCGTCTTTATGCCATGCACCGGGCCATGGAAGCCGGGATCGATGATGTGGGTATGGGCGCGCTTTTCGGCCTTTTTGATCCGGTGTTCGAGGTCATGGGGCTTCTTTACCATGCCAGGCAGCTTGAGATTGACCACGGCGTAGGGCCGCACACCATTTCTTTTCCCCGCATTGAACCTGCCCAGAATTCGGAGCTGGCATTTAATCCTCCTTACCTTTCTTCGGATCATAATTTTAAAAAGATTGTGGCAACACTTCGTCTGACCGTGCCTTACACCGGTTTGATCCTTACTACCCGTGAAAATGCACAGTTCCGCAAGGAGCTTGTTGAGGTCGGTGTTTCCCAGATGTCCGCCGGATCAAGAACCTACCCCGGTGCCTATAGCGATCCCGAATATGACCGTCCTGATGTGCAGCAGTTCTGCATCGGCGACAGCCGTTCCCTTGATGAAACCATTCGTTCCATTGTCGGCGAGCATGGCTATGTTCCTTCATGGTGTACTGCCTGTTACCGTCTTGGACGTACCGGAGAGCATTTCATGGAACTTGCCAAGACCGGATTTATCCAGAAATTCTGCCTGCCCAACGGATTGCTGACTTTTAAGGAGTACCTTGAGGATTACGCATCCGAGGAAACCAAAAGAGTCGGTGAAGAGTTGATCAGGAATGAATTGGAAACCTATGCCGATCCTGATCGCCGCAAGCTGCTCACTGACCGCCTTAGCCGTATGGAAAAAGGCGAGCGCGACCTCTATATATAA
- a CDS encoding aspartate ammonia-lyase gives MSEPGSNAFRIEKDGLGEMELPAGAYYGIHTRRAMLNFPLSDSRIHERFICAFGQVKEACAAVNMKLGFMDDRIGRAVLTACRDVSSGKFNSSIVGDPYQGGAGTSTNMNFNEVIANRSVEILGGELGDYGLVHPVDHVNMHQSTNDVYPTALKVAVLALLVDLEKEVAKLQEELQQKEDEFSRVVKVGRTQLMDAVPMTMGMTFGAFADAVARDRWRIFKCRERIKKVNLGGTAVGTGLGAPRDYILQVAGELKNICGLPVSRAENLIDATQNSDSFVEVSGMLKSYAANLMKISNDLRLLGSGPAAGLAEIRLPARQCGSSIMAGKINPVIPESVAQVALQVMGNDQTITLAASMAQLELNQFMPLLAHNLLSSLSLLLNVTRSFTRNCVQGITAAEDRCREHVESSYALGTVLVPVLGYDSVEKLVVSCRKSGRSLREEIIYQGIAGADEVDELLSPQRLCKQGFTPDEVKGVRKI, from the coding sequence ATGTCTGAACCCGGAAGCAACGCTTTCCGAATTGAGAAAGACGGGCTGGGTGAAATGGAGCTCCCGGCCGGAGCGTATTACGGCATCCATACCCGGCGGGCCATGCTTAATTTCCCGCTATCGGATTCACGAATCCATGAGCGGTTTATCTGTGCATTTGGGCAGGTGAAAGAGGCATGTGCTGCTGTAAACATGAAGCTCGGGTTTATGGATGACAGGATCGGAAGGGCGGTTCTAACGGCATGCAGAGATGTTTCCTCCGGGAAATTTAACAGCAGCATAGTGGGTGATCCCTATCAGGGCGGTGCCGGGACTTCCACCAATATGAATTTTAATGAAGTCATCGCCAACAGGTCCGTTGAAATTCTGGGTGGTGAGCTTGGTGATTACGGGCTGGTCCATCCTGTTGACCATGTGAACATGCATCAGTCCACCAATGATGTTTATCCCACGGCCTTGAAAGTGGCAGTCCTTGCCCTGCTTGTTGATCTGGAAAAAGAGGTCGCAAAGCTGCAGGAGGAATTGCAGCAAAAAGAAGATGAATTTTCACGGGTGGTCAAAGTGGGGCGGACGCAGCTGATGGACGCTGTGCCCATGACCATGGGTATGACTTTCGGAGCTTTTGCCGATGCTGTAGCCCGTGACCGCTGGCGCATTTTTAAGTGCCGGGAGAGGATCAAAAAGGTCAATCTTGGCGGTACAGCTGTGGGTACGGGGCTTGGTGCTCCGCGTGACTACATTCTTCAGGTTGCCGGGGAACTTAAGAATATATGCGGCCTGCCTGTCTCAAGGGCGGAAAATCTCATTGATGCCACCCAGAATTCCGATTCTTTTGTGGAAGTTTCCGGCATGCTCAAGTCCTACGCAGCAAATCTGATGAAGATTTCAAACGATTTGCGTTTGCTGGGCAGCGGTCCGGCTGCCGGGCTTGCAGAGATCAGACTGCCTGCCCGCCAGTGCGGTTCATCCATCATGGCCGGGAAGATCAATCCGGTCATACCTGAATCCGTAGCGCAGGTGGCTTTGCAGGTTATGGGCAATGATCAGACCATCACCCTTGCGGCTTCCATGGCCCAGCTGGAACTTAATCAGTTTATGCCGCTGCTGGCGCATAATCTGCTTAGTTCTTTGAGTCTGCTGCTGAATGTAACCCGGAGTTTTACACGCAATTGTGTGCAGGGGATTACTGCTGCCGAGGACCGTTGCCGCGAGCACGTTGAATCAAGTTATGCGCTGGGAACCGTTCTGGTTCCTGTTCTGGGATATGATTCCGTGGAGAAGCTTGTGGTCAGTTGCCGAAAATCCGGGCGTTCTTTGCGTGAGGAGATTATTTATCAGGGGATTGCCGGGGCTGATGAGGTTGATGAACTTTTGTCGCCGCAGAGGCTTTGCAAGCAGGGCTTCACTCCGGACGAAGTGAAGGGGGTACGTAAGATATGA
- the hydE gene encoding [FeFe] hydrogenase H-cluster radical SAM maturase HydE, with protein MAVLGRDDIIHYLTGGNDDELYSMADVQRKHNFGREVYLRAIVEFSNICNKKCNYCGLRAPNSKVSRYRMDVEAIIESACLAAEAGARTIVLQSGDDFSYSPAQVEEIILGIKEAHDVALTLSLGDRTAAEYKHWFNCGADRCLLKLETTDPDIYKRIRCGEDFHERMELLGSLQDVGYEVGSGIIIGLPDYSVEQLADDLLFLTDLELDMIAAGPFIPHPDTPFSFADTGDIDLSFRFTALARLLNPFSNIPATSALDSFDSEGRKKGLQRGCNVIMPSVTPTARRKDYNIYPGKNAVSVDVADTIYQADELIRALGFVPSVSKGSSRRMKNVQ; from the coding sequence ATGGCTGTGCTCGGACGCGATGACATCATTCATTATCTTACTGGCGGCAATGACGATGAGCTGTATTCAATGGCCGATGTCCAGAGGAAACATAATTTTGGGCGTGAAGTGTACTTACGGGCTATAGTCGAGTTCTCCAATATTTGTAATAAAAAATGTAATTACTGTGGGTTACGTGCTCCCAATTCAAAGGTCAGCCGTTATCGTATGGACGTTGAAGCCATTATTGAATCCGCATGTCTGGCTGCTGAAGCAGGGGCGCGGACCATCGTGCTGCAATCCGGGGACGATTTCAGTTATTCCCCTGCGCAGGTTGAGGAGATCATCCTCGGAATCAAAGAAGCGCATGATGTGGCGCTGACCCTTTCGCTGGGGGATCGAACTGCAGCTGAGTATAAGCACTGGTTCAATTGCGGGGCTGACCGCTGTTTGCTCAAGCTGGAAACGACCGATCCTGATATTTATAAAAGAATAAGGTGCGGCGAGGATTTTCATGAGCGCATGGAACTGCTGGGTTCCCTGCAGGATGTCGGCTATGAGGTCGGTTCCGGTATCATCATTGGTCTGCCTGATTATAGCGTGGAGCAGCTTGCGGATGATCTGCTTTTTCTTACTGATCTTGAGCTGGATATGATTGCGGCAGGGCCGTTTATTCCTCATCCTGACACTCCTTTTTCTTTTGCTGATACCGGAGACATCGACCTTTCTTTCAGGTTTACTGCTCTTGCCCGGTTGCTGAATCCTTTTTCAAATATTCCCGCAACCTCAGCCCTTGATTCGTTTGACTCAGAGGGCAGGAAGAAAGGTTTGCAGCGTGGTTGCAACGTTATCATGCCGTCGGTGACTCCTACTGCCAGACGAAAGGATTACAATATTTATCCCGGGAAAAATGCTGTTTCTGTTGATGTTGCAGATACTATTTACCAAGCCGATGAACTAATCCGCGCATTGGGGTTTGTCCCTTCAGTTTCCAAAGGTTCTTCAAGGAGAATGAAAAATGTCCAATAA